A part of Chitinimonas koreensis genomic DNA contains:
- a CDS encoding multicopper oxidase family protein, whose protein sequence is MQRTLKPTLSALALCLGAASTLHAAELQMPPTMQPDKHGWRHLTATSGSYGIVNGPSAIATRSYVPAGETLLVGPTVRARPGEKVKIRYVNALRYSVSQGDAYMSDTVPHGFDVINLHAHGLHVSPRGHSDNVLVNLLPQDTPSAGMEACKHSTHHDVDHPHLCVKGTFDYEYKIPRNHPAGTYWYHPHKHGAVSLHLGSGMAGAFIIEDDKHGIDSLPAVKAAKAAGGEKVLVLQEITYAATSSSTADPAYAVNCLSSYGPGNPPLCVYPGGSTPAANTGNINAKLAVNGQYDATITMAPGEAQLWRVVNATVGNVQPMCLVPVGQQAAAAPTLYALAADGVPIQQPAASLAAGALPFVVGAPVPILTPGTPAASTGVVNNELLFLAAGQRLDLMVQAPTQPGQYALLQPDPANPPAIGGLCQPATQPIPETQLVLYVNVVQPSGGATVNTAVPTQAELNTLRVPKMLAGARDVPAGPTQGVVYGFTSSTYASGIGGASVINGRPFNAQRVQRKLKLDQMDLWGVQSAADTHMFHIHINPFQIVKRGTVDYAFPVWRDTALINCAPTAEQNGSNCTFPGGLTNTSSSGSISNNYGEVLQFLSRAVDFTGPMVMHCHNVGHEDNGMMELVELVK, encoded by the coding sequence ATGCAGCGGACGCTCAAACCCACCCTCTCCGCCCTCGCGCTCTGCCTCGGCGCCGCCTCCACGCTCCACGCCGCCGAACTGCAGATGCCGCCGACCATGCAGCCCGACAAGCACGGCTGGCGCCACCTGACCGCAACCAGCGGCAGCTACGGCATCGTCAACGGCCCGTCGGCCATCGCCACCCGCAGCTACGTGCCGGCCGGCGAGACGCTGCTGGTCGGCCCCACCGTGCGCGCCAGGCCGGGCGAGAAGGTGAAGATCCGCTACGTCAACGCGCTGCGGTACTCGGTCTCGCAGGGCGACGCCTACATGAGCGACACCGTGCCGCACGGTTTCGACGTGATCAACCTGCATGCCCACGGCCTGCACGTGAGCCCCAGGGGCCACAGCGACAACGTACTGGTCAACCTGCTGCCGCAGGACACGCCTTCGGCCGGCATGGAGGCCTGCAAGCACAGTACCCATCACGACGTCGACCACCCGCACCTGTGCGTGAAGGGCACCTTCGACTACGAGTACAAGATTCCGAGGAACCATCCGGCCGGCACCTACTGGTACCACCCGCACAAGCACGGCGCGGTGTCGCTGCACCTGGGCAGCGGCATGGCCGGCGCCTTCATCATCGAGGACGACAAGCACGGCATCGACAGCCTGCCGGCGGTGAAGGCCGCCAAGGCGGCCGGCGGCGAGAAGGTGCTGGTGCTGCAGGAGATCACTTACGCCGCCACCAGCAGCAGCACGGCCGATCCTGCCTATGCGGTGAACTGCCTGTCGTCCTACGGCCCCGGCAATCCGCCGCTGTGCGTCTACCCCGGCGGCAGCACGCCGGCGGCCAACACCGGCAACATCAACGCCAAGCTCGCGGTCAACGGCCAGTACGACGCCACCATCACCATGGCGCCGGGCGAGGCGCAGCTGTGGCGGGTGGTCAACGCCACGGTCGGCAACGTCCAGCCGATGTGCCTGGTGCCGGTCGGCCAGCAGGCCGCGGCGGCGCCGACGCTCTACGCGCTGGCCGCCGACGGCGTGCCGATCCAGCAGCCGGCGGCCAGCCTCGCCGCCGGCGCCCTGCCCTTCGTGGTCGGCGCGCCGGTCCCGATCCTGACGCCGGGCACGCCGGCCGCCTCCACCGGCGTGGTCAACAACGAATTGCTGTTCCTGGCCGCCGGCCAGCGGCTGGACCTGATGGTGCAGGCGCCGACCCAGCCGGGCCAGTACGCGCTGCTGCAACCGGACCCGGCCAATCCGCCCGCCATCGGCGGCCTGTGCCAGCCGGCCACCCAGCCGATCCCGGAGACCCAGCTGGTGCTCTACGTGAACGTGGTGCAGCCGAGCGGCGGCGCGACGGTGAACACCGCGGTGCCGACCCAGGCCGAGCTGAACACGCTGCGCGTGCCCAAGATGCTGGCCGGCGCCCGCGACGTGCCGGCCGGCCCGACCCAGGGCGTGGTCTACGGCTTCACCAGCAGCACTTACGCCTCGGGCATCGGCGGCGCCTCGGTCATCAACGGCCGGCCGTTCAACGCCCAGCGCGTGCAGCGCAAGCTCAAGCTGGACCAGATGGACCTGTGGGGCGTGCAGAGCGCGGCCGACACCCACATGTTCCACATCCACATCAACCCGTTCCAGATCGTGAAGCGCGGCACGGTCGACTATGCGTTCCCGGTCTGGCGCGACACGGCGCTGATCAACTGCGCGCCGACGGCCGAGCAGAACGGCTCGAACTGCACCTTCCCGGGCGGGCTGACCAATACCTCCAGCAGCGGCAGCATCAGCAACAATTACGGCGAAGTGCTGCAGTTCCTGAGCCGGGCTGTCGACTTCACCGGGCCGATGGTCATGCATTGCCACAATGTGGGGCACGAGGACAATGGGATGATGGAGTTGGTGGAGCTCGTGAAGTAA
- a CDS encoding acyltransferase family protein, translated as MTQRNARIDLLRGIAILAVLLLHFNLSYRLNASPLAAWLPAGLLDALLWNGNYGVTMFFAISGFLITDHALRRWGSPAAVAPGAFYLRRAARILPPLLLALVLIVALACAGLPSFGNGDGGSGLPLGYFWVAIPSVLTFWHNLLMQDAGYFNYALNVYWSLSVEEMFYLGFPLACLLLRRRRWLLAACLVLVAVGPWYRARHADNEIFYMYGYWACFDAIALGIAAAVLAPALRLPASAGRALQWAAAGLIGFSFWRGIGGHEVWGFSQVAAGTAVLLLFAPADGPAGRWLGSLPARGLRWMGRHSYELYLFHIVVLGVLRDYLPRAAVAPEIKLVLLLGYLAVSLLVAGLVARGFAEPANRWLRRRVGGAAAVQLA; from the coding sequence ATGACGCAGCGCAACGCCCGCATCGACCTGCTGCGCGGCATCGCCATCCTGGCGGTGCTGCTGCTGCACTTCAACCTGAGCTACCGGCTGAACGCCAGCCCGCTGGCCGCCTGGCTGCCGGCCGGTCTGCTCGACGCGCTGCTGTGGAACGGCAACTACGGCGTCACCATGTTCTTCGCGATTTCCGGCTTCCTGATCACCGACCATGCGCTGCGCCGCTGGGGCAGCCCGGCCGCGGTCGCACCGGGCGCCTTCTACCTGCGGCGCGCGGCGCGCATCCTGCCGCCGCTGCTGCTGGCGCTGGTCCTGATCGTGGCGCTGGCCTGCGCCGGCCTGCCTTCCTTCGGCAACGGCGACGGCGGGTCCGGCCTGCCGCTGGGCTACTTCTGGGTGGCGATCCCGTCGGTGCTGACCTTCTGGCACAACCTGCTGATGCAGGACGCCGGCTATTTCAACTACGCGCTGAACGTGTACTGGTCGCTGTCGGTGGAGGAGATGTTCTACCTCGGCTTCCCGCTGGCCTGCCTGCTGCTGCGCCGGCGCCGCTGGCTGCTGGCGGCCTGCCTGGTGCTGGTGGCGGTCGGCCCGTGGTACCGCGCCCGCCATGCCGACAACGAGATCTTCTACATGTACGGCTACTGGGCCTGCTTCGACGCCATCGCGCTGGGCATCGCGGCGGCCGTGCTGGCGCCGGCGCTACGGCTGCCGGCCTCGGCAGGCCGGGCGCTGCAATGGGCCGCGGCCGGGCTGATCGGCTTCAGCTTCTGGCGCGGCATCGGCGGCCACGAGGTGTGGGGCTTCAGCCAGGTGGCGGCCGGCACGGCGGTGCTGCTGCTGTTCGCACCGGCCGACGGCCCGGCCGGCCGCTGGCTCGGCAGCCTGCCGGCCCGCGGCTTGCGCTGGATGGGCCGGCACAGCTACGAGCTCTACCTGTTCCATATCGTGGTGCTGGGCGTACTGCGCGATTACTTGCCGCGGGCGGCGGTGGCGCCGGAGATCAAGTTGGTGCTGCTGCTGGGTTATCTGGCGGTTTCGCTGCTGGTGGCGGGTTTGGTGGCGCGAGGGTTTGCGGAGCCGGCTAATCGGTGGTTGCGGCGGCGGGTGGGTGGGGCTGCGGCGGTGCAGCTGGCCTGA
- a CDS encoding ricin-type beta-trefoil lectin domain protein, whose translation MKHPTLAAAAVAALALCAPAALAADSTFALRGINQLQYDTPLNRVQILGAHNAWNDSSALWANQRLPLDQLLTGGVRNVDLDVHLDGGTVKLCHSKCGQIYSADDDYPAELRKIADWLRRNPKDIVLIDLEDRANDQAGVVGPLQQIFGSLLYLPADKPAGRWETPREMVAGGKRVIVKSANAVYDGRTVWDGRLFAYGADGGWNSRQVKFADANACTLNGQAIVPGGQFYTVSDSKLAKEVLPDAWVDETGTIDAGNIPGLLACGINIVDADRWDDGLFRAAVWNWADGEPNNAGNAEHCAQARGDGRWNDLGCGAGLRYACRSEANADDWRVTVARGAWQDGAARCAAEFPGFRFAVPATPWQNRKLRAALGGGEAWLAYSDQAREGEWQDYAYRAAEWRADAAPQRYGSLQLPGATAVKVKVQGSVTLAADGLRIYDSARTLRATLGGYIGLREFTIEDGGVIVEYLGAGVAAPNYLTVTIEPAAAAPQPPAWRKLANGKGKCLDLEDRATGNGTRIHHWSCHGADSQLWWYDEQGRLHPKAAPGKCADASGAGTAKGTPIVLWDCNGGANQRWLRGANASFRVSNAPDKALDIKDSAWGAFDGQDAHLWDAHGGWSQQWNWQ comes from the coding sequence ATGAAGCATCCGACCCTGGCGGCCGCGGCCGTGGCCGCCCTGGCGCTGTGTGCGCCCGCGGCCCTGGCCGCCGATTCCACCTTCGCCCTGCGCGGCATCAACCAGCTGCAATACGACACGCCGCTGAACCGGGTGCAGATCCTCGGCGCCCACAACGCCTGGAACGACTCCTCGGCGCTGTGGGCCAACCAGCGGCTGCCGCTGGACCAGCTGCTGACCGGCGGCGTGCGCAACGTCGACCTCGACGTGCACCTCGACGGCGGCACGGTGAAGCTGTGCCATTCCAAGTGCGGCCAGATCTACAGCGCCGACGACGACTACCCGGCCGAGCTGCGCAAGATCGCCGACTGGCTGCGGCGCAACCCCAAGGACATCGTGCTGATCGACCTGGAAGACCGCGCCAACGATCAGGCCGGCGTGGTCGGCCCGCTGCAGCAGATCTTCGGCAGCCTGCTCTACCTGCCCGCCGACAAGCCGGCCGGCCGCTGGGAGACGCCGCGCGAGATGGTGGCGGGCGGCAAGCGGGTGATCGTGAAATCGGCCAACGCCGTCTACGACGGCCGCACGGTATGGGACGGCCGGCTGTTCGCCTACGGCGCTGACGGCGGCTGGAATTCGCGCCAGGTGAAGTTCGCCGATGCGAACGCCTGCACGCTGAACGGCCAGGCCATCGTGCCGGGCGGGCAGTTCTACACGGTGTCGGACAGCAAGCTGGCCAAGGAGGTGCTGCCCGACGCCTGGGTCGACGAGACCGGCACGATCGACGCCGGCAACATCCCGGGCCTGCTGGCTTGCGGCATCAACATCGTCGACGCCGACCGCTGGGACGACGGCCTGTTCCGCGCCGCGGTATGGAACTGGGCCGACGGCGAGCCCAACAACGCCGGCAATGCCGAGCACTGCGCCCAGGCGCGCGGCGACGGCCGCTGGAACGACCTCGGCTGCGGCGCCGGCCTGCGCTATGCCTGCCGCAGCGAGGCCAACGCCGACGACTGGCGGGTGACCGTGGCGCGCGGCGCCTGGCAGGACGGCGCCGCGCGCTGCGCCGCCGAATTCCCCGGCTTCCGCTTCGCCGTGCCGGCCACGCCATGGCAGAACCGCAAGCTGCGCGCCGCGCTCGGCGGCGGCGAAGCCTGGCTGGCGTATTCGGACCAGGCGCGCGAAGGCGAGTGGCAGGACTACGCCTACCGCGCGGCCGAATGGCGCGCCGATGCCGCGCCGCAGCGCTACGGCTCGCTGCAGTTGCCGGGCGCCACGGCGGTGAAGGTGAAAGTGCAGGGCAGCGTGACGCTGGCCGCCGACGGCCTGCGCATCTACGACAGCGCGCGCACCCTGCGTGCCACGCTCGGCGGCTACATCGGCCTGCGCGAGTTCACGATCGAGGACGGCGGCGTGATCGTCGAATACCTCGGCGCCGGCGTGGCCGCGCCGAACTACCTGACGGTGACGATCGAGCCGGCCGCGGCCGCGCCGCAGCCGCCGGCCTGGCGCAAGCTGGCCAACGGCAAGGGCAAGTGCCTGGACCTCGAGGACCGCGCCACCGGCAACGGCACGCGCATCCACCACTGGTCCTGCCACGGCGCCGACAGCCAGCTGTGGTGGTACGACGAGCAGGGCCGCCTGCACCCGAAGGCCGCGCCGGGCAAGTGCGCCGACGCCAGCGGCGCCGGCACCGCCAAGGGCACGCCGATCGTGCTGTGGGACTGCAACGGCGGCGCCAACCAGCGCTGGCTGCGCGGGGCGAACGCCTCGTTCCGGGTGTCCAACGCGCCGGACAAGGCGCTGGACATCAAGGACAGCGCCTGGGGCGCGTTCGACGGGCAGGATGCGCACCTGTGGGATGCGCACGGCGGGTGGTCGCAGCAGTGGAACTGGCAGTAG
- the nfi gene encoding deoxyribonuclease V (cleaves DNA at apurinic or apyrimidinic sites): MHVPSLPDDYRMSLPEAAALQRRLAAEVRLEPLAGPVRFVAGVDVSSEWHGSLLSAAVVVFAYPSLTPVESVFAEHESAFPYVPGFLSFREIPALLKAFAQLRQAPDVLFVDGQGITHPRRLGIAAHLGVLLDLPSVGVAKSSLYGSWQEPVRPGDGQPILDPRSGELLGTAFKSKARSKPILVSPGHRITHDEALALVRSMLQGYRLPITTRAAHDAVNAYRRSRKAPATGDSGNLLAED; encoded by the coding sequence ATGCACGTCCCCAGCCTGCCCGACGATTACCGGATGAGCCTGCCCGAGGCCGCCGCGCTGCAGCGCCGGCTGGCCGCCGAGGTGCGGCTCGAGCCGCTGGCCGGCCCGGTCCGCTTCGTGGCCGGGGTCGACGTCTCGTCCGAATGGCACGGCTCCCTGCTGTCGGCCGCCGTGGTGGTGTTCGCCTACCCGTCGCTGACGCCGGTCGAGTCGGTGTTCGCCGAACACGAATCGGCCTTTCCCTACGTGCCGGGCTTCCTGTCCTTCCGCGAGATCCCGGCGCTGCTCAAGGCCTTCGCCCAGCTGCGGCAGGCGCCCGACGTGCTGTTCGTCGACGGCCAGGGCATCACCCATCCGCGCCGGCTCGGCATCGCCGCCCATCTCGGCGTGCTGCTCGACCTGCCCAGCGTCGGAGTGGCCAAGTCCAGCCTCTACGGCAGTTGGCAGGAGCCCGTGCGGCCCGGCGACGGCCAGCCCATCCTCGACCCCAGGAGCGGCGAGCTGCTCGGCACCGCCTTCAAGAGCAAGGCCCGCTCCAAGCCCATCCTGGTCTCGCCGGGCCACCGCATCACCCACGACGAGGCGCTGGCGCTGGTGCGCAGCATGCTGCAGGGCTACCGGCTGCCGATCACGACCCGCGCGGCGCACGATGCGGTGAATGCCTATCGGCGATCGCGCAAGGCGCCGGCGACGGGCGACAGCGGCAACCTGCTGGCGGAGGACTGA
- a CDS encoding DUF3141 domain-containing protein — MTTALPAASELLSHAYRPYTNLLGDAADYWRDSWQRTVLTLDVLRRRGNLYLEHSRAGKPPVLVFDYEMVLDGRELERPANYALVRIVPPEGCTTDAKKRPIVVVDPRAGHGPGIGGSKIDSEIGLALRGGHPCYFVMFFPEPVEGQTIECVARAEAEFLRRVLELHPESDGLPLVIGNCQGGWALMIIAAVAPQLVGPLLLAGSPVSYWSGVEGKNPMRYNGGLSGGTWPASFLGDIGAGHFDGAWLVHNFEQLDPANTYWSKPYNLYAKVDTEAERFLSFERWWGGHFLLNREEIDWIVQNLFVGNRLTAGEIATADGEYRVDLRNIRSPIIVFASWGDNITPPQQALNWIPDLYADVDEIRAHGQVIVYCLHEKIGHLGIFVSAGVANREHAELVSAIDLIDTLPPGLYEAKIEDTQPDTPRLEQISDRYLIRFEPRQVDDILALDDGRDDERPFELVRRVAEVNQALYDKLASPLVRACSNEMTAFTTRMLHPARVERYALSDLNPWLWPVQALAEMTRAQRAPAAADNAFVQMEKHFSKLVEQGLDYYRDQRDHASEQLFKHVYGSPWLATLFGGGQAPAPGRAKAGPASLRAQLERLNIKAALDNFDRGTPLDAFVRVMAYIGEDHVVDERPFNLLRQMVAERRIEAGSLAEYRESVQRQSFVLMLDEERALAGLPKLVPEPPERRRLMDTVLQLLNAAGPVQGAIQRRYEAVCAILDLAAEPAADPVPVKQELAALAEPRRNPRPTRQAVPAAQAAQPGTPAKTTATRKPKAQK; from the coding sequence ATGACCACCGCCCTCCCCGCCGCCTCCGAGCTGCTGTCCCATGCCTACCGCCCCTATACCAACCTGCTCGGCGACGCGGCCGACTACTGGCGCGACAGCTGGCAGCGCACGGTGCTGACCCTCGACGTGCTGCGCCGCCGCGGCAACCTCTACCTCGAGCATTCGCGCGCCGGCAAGCCGCCGGTGCTGGTGTTCGACTACGAGATGGTGCTCGACGGCCGCGAGCTCGAGCGGCCGGCCAATTACGCGCTGGTGCGCATCGTGCCGCCCGAGGGCTGTACGACCGACGCGAAGAAGCGGCCGATCGTGGTGGTCGACCCGCGCGCCGGCCACGGTCCCGGCATCGGCGGCTCCAAGATCGACAGCGAGATCGGCCTGGCGCTGCGCGGCGGCCATCCGTGCTACTTCGTGATGTTCTTCCCCGAGCCGGTCGAGGGCCAGACCATCGAATGCGTGGCGCGCGCCGAGGCCGAGTTCCTGCGCCGCGTGCTCGAGCTGCACCCCGAGAGCGACGGCCTGCCGCTGGTGATCGGCAACTGCCAGGGCGGCTGGGCGCTGATGATCATCGCCGCGGTGGCGCCGCAGCTGGTCGGCCCGCTGCTCCTGGCCGGCTCGCCGGTCTCCTACTGGTCGGGCGTCGAGGGCAAGAATCCGATGCGCTACAACGGCGGCCTCTCCGGCGGCACCTGGCCGGCTTCCTTCCTCGGCGACATCGGCGCCGGCCATTTCGACGGCGCCTGGCTGGTGCACAACTTCGAACAGCTCGACCCGGCCAACACCTACTGGAGCAAGCCCTACAACCTGTATGCCAAGGTCGATACCGAGGCCGAGCGCTTCCTCAGCTTCGAGCGCTGGTGGGGCGGCCACTTCCTGCTCAACCGCGAAGAGATCGACTGGATCGTGCAGAACCTGTTCGTCGGCAACCGCCTGACCGCCGGCGAGATCGCCACCGCCGACGGCGAGTACCGCGTCGACCTGCGCAACATCCGCTCGCCGATCATCGTGTTCGCCTCCTGGGGCGACAACATCACCCCGCCGCAGCAGGCGCTCAACTGGATTCCCGACCTGTACGCCGATGTCGACGAGATCCGCGCCCACGGCCAGGTCATCGTCTACTGCCTGCACGAGAAGATCGGCCACCTCGGCATCTTCGTCTCGGCCGGCGTGGCCAACCGCGAGCACGCCGAGCTGGTCAGCGCGATCGACCTGATCGACACCCTGCCGCCCGGCCTCTACGAAGCCAAGATCGAGGACACCCAGCCCGATACGCCCCGGCTCGAGCAGATCAGCGACCGCTACCTGATCCGCTTCGAACCGCGCCAGGTCGACGACATCCTGGCGCTCGACGACGGCCGCGACGACGAGCGCCCGTTCGAGCTGGTGCGCCGCGTAGCCGAGGTGAACCAGGCGCTGTACGACAAGCTGGCCTCGCCGCTGGTGCGCGCCTGCAGCAACGAGATGACCGCCTTCACCACCCGCATGCTGCATCCGGCCCGGGTCGAGCGCTACGCGCTGTCCGACCTCAACCCGTGGCTGTGGCCGGTGCAGGCGCTGGCCGAGATGACCCGCGCCCAGCGCGCGCCGGCCGCCGCCGACAATGCCTTCGTGCAGATGGAGAAGCACTTCTCCAAGCTGGTCGAGCAGGGCCTCGACTACTACCGCGACCAGCGCGACCACGCCTCCGAGCAGCTGTTCAAGCACGTCTACGGCTCGCCCTGGCTGGCCACGCTGTTCGGCGGCGGCCAGGCGCCGGCGCCGGGCCGTGCCAAGGCCGGCCCGGCCTCGCTGCGCGCCCAGCTCGAGCGGCTCAACATCAAGGCCGCGCTCGACAACTTCGACCGCGGCACGCCGCTCGACGCCTTCGTGCGGGTCATGGCCTACATCGGCGAGGACCACGTGGTCGACGAGCGGCCGTTCAACCTGCTGCGCCAGATGGTGGCCGAGCGCCGCATCGAGGCCGGCAGCCTGGCCGAGTACCGCGAATCGGTGCAGCGCCAGTCCTTCGTGCTGATGCTGGACGAGGAACGCGCGCTGGCCGGCCTGCCCAAGCTGGTGCCGGAGCCGCCCGAGCGGCGCCGGCTGATGGATACCGTGCTGCAGCTGCTGAACGCGGCCGGCCCGGTACAGGGCGCGATCCAGCGGCGCTACGAGGCGGTCTGCGCGATCCTCGACCTGGCCGCCGAACCCGCCGCCGATCCGGTGCCGGTGAAGCAGGAACTGGCCGCCCTCGCCGAGCCGCGCCGCAACCCGCGGCCGACGCGCCAGGCGGTGCCGGCCGCGCAGGCGGCCCAGCCGGGCACGCCGGCCAAGACCACGGCGACGCGCAAGCCCAAGGCTCAGAAATAA
- a CDS encoding substrate-binding periplasmic protein codes for MRAARPICLLAALAWSALGMAARLAPLRVAVGLSLPPYVIRERGAGLEYEQVAEALRRAGYAMQPVYVAYGQIGAVLDSRRVDAAMTLNPASGVAAHYSRPVVSYTDYAITLKRRAIVVKRPDDLLGYSVLAFQNARVELGPAYAEMARRHQRYGETGQQVLQVKLLYSGKVDVVVSDRMIFNYYRDWLAAEMDVVEPLDYQQLFPPIDYSVAFRDAPVRDRFDAALEAMRRDGSLERIRAAYRRYF; via the coding sequence ATGAGGGCCGCACGACCGATCTGCCTGTTGGCCGCGCTGGCGTGGTCGGCGCTGGGGATGGCGGCCAGGCTGGCGCCGCTGCGGGTGGCGGTCGGGCTGTCGCTGCCGCCCTACGTGATCCGCGAGCGCGGGGCCGGGCTCGAATACGAGCAGGTGGCCGAGGCGCTGCGGCGCGCCGGCTATGCGATGCAGCCGGTCTACGTCGCCTACGGCCAGATCGGCGCGGTGCTGGACAGCCGCCGCGTCGACGCCGCCATGACGCTGAACCCGGCCAGCGGCGTGGCGGCGCACTATTCGCGCCCGGTGGTCAGCTACACCGACTACGCGATCACGCTCAAGCGCCGCGCCATCGTGGTGAAGCGGCCGGACGACCTGCTCGGCTACTCGGTGCTGGCCTTCCAGAACGCGCGCGTCGAGCTCGGCCCGGCCTACGCCGAGATGGCCAGGCGCCATCAGCGCTACGGCGAGACCGGCCAGCAGGTGCTGCAGGTCAAGCTGCTGTATTCGGGCAAGGTCGACGTGGTGGTCAGCGACCGCATGATCTTCAACTACTACCGCGACTGGCTGGCCGCCGAGATGGACGTGGTCGAGCCGCTCGACTACCAGCAGCTGTTCCCGCCGATCGACTATTCGGTGGCCTTCCGCGACGCGCCGGTGCGCGACCGCTTCGACGCCGCGCTCGAGGCCATGCGCCGCGACGGCAGCCTCGAGCGCATCCGCGCGGCCTACCGGCGTTATTTCTGA
- a CDS encoding DUF962 domain-containing protein codes for MRYRRFRDFYPYYLEEHRDRTCRRLHFAGSLLVLAVLAGALLSGRLVWLWSLPLIGYGFAWIGHFVFEKNRPATFRHPFYSLMGDWVMFWQMLTGKIPL; via the coding sequence ATGCGCTACCGCCGATTCCGCGATTTCTACCCCTACTACCTCGAAGAGCACCGCGACCGCACCTGCCGCCGGCTGCACTTCGCCGGCAGCCTGCTGGTGCTGGCGGTCCTGGCCGGCGCATTGCTCAGCGGCCGGCTGGTCTGGCTGTGGAGCCTGCCGCTGATCGGCTACGGCTTCGCCTGGATCGGCCATTTCGTGTTCGAGAAGAACCGGCCGGCCACCTTCCGCCATCCGTTCTACAGCCTGATGGGCGACTGGGTGATGTTCTGGCAGATGCTCACCGGGAAGATCCCGCTATGA
- a CDS encoding diacylglycerol kinase, with protein sequence MEQPTSESPFKGKTGIRRLINATGYSIDGLRAAWRHESAFRQVCLLAAVGIGLALWLPLPAWGRALIAFAHILSIVVELLNSAIEAAVDHTSLDHHLLAKRAKDLGSAAQLASLLNMAIIWSVVLLN encoded by the coding sequence ATGGAACAGCCCACGTCGGAAAGCCCGTTCAAGGGCAAGACCGGCATCCGCCGCCTGATCAACGCCACCGGCTACTCGATCGACGGCCTGCGCGCCGCCTGGCGCCACGAGTCGGCCTTCCGCCAGGTGTGCCTGCTGGCCGCCGTCGGCATCGGCCTCGCGCTGTGGCTACCGCTGCCGGCCTGGGGCCGCGCGCTGATCGCCTTCGCCCACATCCTCAGCATCGTGGTGGAGCTGCTGAACTCGGCCATCGAGGCGGCGGTCGACCATACCTCGCTCGACCATCACCTGCTGGCCAAGCGCGCCAAGGACCTCGGCAGCGCGGCGCAGCTGGCCAGCCTGCTCAACATGGCGATCATCTGGAGCGTGGTGTTGCTCAACTAG
- a CDS encoding lipin/Ned1/Smp2 family protein has translation MKPRTATRLAAALALGLSLAAGAACPDYQTAQQPPSLSKPAKKAFRHFGSSLLASLYQPWHMVHDSLVATGQSAMLVGKFDYDAVLHKDLEDERVHVYLYGSGMSGWQYLGSQLTDSDGKVYVSIGPRPAGEYRVRMVVEGDGSSVDGFLSVVEPGRETVLFDIDGTLTINDFEAYADYVGIKTAAAYYYAPETVRAYQQKGYQIVYLTARPYWVTRDAREWFGKQGLLGWHYRSNPYGDGPIPPNTEQHKTDYVRYLRDTVGLKIVRAYGNATTDIAAYANGGIPKADTWIIGSHAGESGTQAIRGDYLGHYSAVVSATPVAACARLP, from the coding sequence ATGAAGCCACGTACCGCCACCCGCCTCGCCGCCGCCCTGGCGCTGGGCCTGAGCCTCGCCGCCGGCGCGGCTTGCCCCGACTACCAGACCGCCCAGCAGCCGCCCAGCCTGAGCAAGCCTGCCAAGAAGGCCTTCCGCCACTTCGGCAGCAGCCTGCTGGCCTCGCTGTACCAGCCCTGGCACATGGTGCACGACAGCCTGGTCGCCACCGGCCAGTCGGCCATGCTGGTCGGCAAGTTCGACTACGACGCGGTGCTGCACAAGGACCTGGAGGACGAGCGCGTGCACGTCTACCTCTACGGCAGCGGCATGAGCGGCTGGCAGTACCTCGGCAGCCAGCTGACCGACAGCGACGGCAAGGTCTACGTCAGCATCGGCCCGCGGCCGGCCGGCGAATACCGCGTGCGGATGGTGGTGGAAGGCGACGGCAGCAGCGTCGACGGCTTCCTCAGCGTGGTCGAGCCGGGCCGCGAGACGGTGCTGTTCGACATCGACGGCACGCTGACCATCAACGATTTCGAGGCCTACGCCGACTACGTCGGCATCAAGACCGCGGCGGCCTACTACTACGCGCCGGAGACGGTGCGCGCCTACCAGCAGAAGGGCTACCAGATCGTCTACCTGACCGCCCGCCCCTACTGGGTGACGCGCGATGCGCGCGAGTGGTTCGGCAAGCAGGGCCTCCTGGGCTGGCACTACCGCAGCAATCCTTACGGCGACGGCCCGATCCCGCCCAACACCGAGCAGCACAAGACCGACTACGTGCGCTACCTGCGCGACACGGTCGGGCTGAAGATCGTGCGCGCCTACGGCAACGCCACCACCGACATCGCGGCCTACGCCAACGGCGGCATCCCCAAGGCCGACACCTGGATCATCGGCAGCCATGCCGGCGAGAGCGGCACCCAGGCGATCCGCGGCGACTACCTGGGCCACTACAGCGCGGTGGTCAGCGCGACGCCGGTCGCGGCCTGCGCGCGTCTCCCTTGA